TGAATGTGTACTTTGTAAATAACATCTTTTCCTGCAAGGGGGTGGTTGAAATCAACAATGATACGCCCTGAAGACACCGTTTTAACCGTTCCTACCATGCCACCTACTTGTACTTGTAGGCCTACTTCTGGGCGAATATTGTTTTTCATAAAAACAGATCTGGGAACGAGTTTCATATTCGCAGCGCTTTTCTTGCCAAATGCACGCTCTGCAGGAAGCTTAATAGTTGCTTCTTTGCCTATTTCAAGCCCTTCAAGACTATCATCGAGGCCTTTAAGAATCTGGTTATAACCAACACAAATGACAAGCGGGCCATATCTCATCTTCTTGCTAAAAAAGCCTTCTTTTTTAGCCACTTCAGCGCTAGTGCTATCAAACACTACGCGAGGCTCACGCGTTTCTCCTGTGTAGTCAAGTTCAATGAAATCGCCTTTTTTTACTTTTTGAGTCATTCTAGGTCCCCCTAGCAAGTATTCTTCACTGCTAGAGAATTAAGCAAAGAAAGCAAAGGTGTGTTTTTAAAGGTTGTGGTATGGGTGTGTGTGTCACGCGCATCCTGGAGCAGATACTCTGGTTTAGGAAGGATTCTTTTTAAGACGCTCGATGAGGTGTCCTGTGGTTTTAAGAAAAGAGATGATGGTGTCAACAACGTCTTGTGCAGAGATATGCGTAGTATCAATGAGGAGATCGTAGTGCTTAGGATCATAATAGTTAACATTATAGAGCTTCTTGTAACGCTCAATCTCTGCTGCCTTGCGTTTTTTGATATTCTGAATTGTTTTTTGCAAGTCCTTATTTTCAGTCTCATCACCTCTCTTCGCAGCGTAAATTCTGCGTGCACTCTCTTCTTCATCAACATGGAGGAAAATCTTGATAGAATCAGGGATAAAATACCATCCAAGACGCGCATCAATAACGAAATCATCATTTTGCTCGCCAATTTTTTTGAGCTTTTCATCAGTTAATCTATCAATTTGAGGATTGTCCATAACATACTCACTAAATTCAAGAATGCTCATGCCCTTTTCTTCTGCAAGCATGCGCTGGAAATCGCCCATGGAATAATGGTCAAGATGGAGTTTTTTTGCAAGCAGTTTTGCAACGGTGCTTTTACCCGAGCCAAGAGCACCGGAAATAGTAATTTTCATAGAGGGAAGAAACTCAGATCTCTTAATAAATATGTGCTCTTGAAATACGTTCTTTTGCACTCTTGTTTGAGGAAAGAAAGAAGCAAAGCATAAACTTGGCGAAAAAGAGGTGACGAGGGGTAAGAGGAAGTGAAGGTAAGAGCAAGCACTATTGCAGGAAATATCTATACGTTCTGTTAAGAAACGACCTGTTGGTGCGTACATAACATTTTTATACGTGAAAACGAAAATAGTTTTTCAAAAGGAGGTGATGAAAAAATCGCTCAAGACGAACAAGAACACGAAGCAGATGCATACACAGATGCAGACGAACTCCTCGAAGACGACGAACTCGACGCTGATGAAGCAGCATTCATGAAAGGCTATGAACAAGCTGCTGACGACGACTGGGAAGGAAAAGATGCTGAAGATGAAGAATCTACAGAAGACGATTCCGAAGAAGAGTAAGTCTTAAATAGTTTT
Above is a window of Candidatus Woesearchaeota archaeon DNA encoding:
- a CDS encoding peptidylprolyl isomerase, translated to MTQKVKKGDFIELDYTGETREPRVVFDSTSAEVAKKEGFFSKKMRYGPLVICVGYNQILKGLDDSLEGLEIGKEATIKLPAERAFGKKSAANMKLVPRSVFMKNNIRPEVGLQVQVGGMVGTVKTVSSGRIIVDFNHPLAGKDVIYKVHIHKRIDDDATKVKHFVAMSLNLDPQKVEVTLKDGKPTIDIPGKFPQPLLDHIGKRLVEAVPGLKEGTLTAKEESKEH